A window of Thermoproteus sp. genomic DNA:
GACGTGGTGGATCTAGTAGTGCCCCACAACCTCCATAGAGATATGACTGTAGCCGCATTAAAGGCGGGTAAGCACGTACTGGTGGAAAAGCCTATAGCCAGGACGGAGGGAGAGGCTATCGATATGATAAATACCGCGAGGGCCCTCGGCAAGAAGTTAATGGTGACGGACCAATTCCATTTCGACCCTGCCGTGAAGATCGTTATGGAGTTTATCAAAGAGGGCCGACTCGGCGCGGTCCATACAATAGTAGTGAGGTCTCAAATGCTGGGGAGGCCCAACGAATGGCGTAGGAGACTTGAAGATATGGGCGGAGGGGCTCTGATCGACGGCGGCGTCCACTTCATGAATACATTGTTGAATTTCGGGGGCGAATATGTCGACGTGAAGGCCTACGTATATCGTGCTTTCATCCAAATGGAAGGCGACGACACGACCATGGCTATTTTCAGGTTCAAATCGGGGGCCTACGGCCTTTTGTTCTACAGCTGGGCCTACCCCAACCCGCCTCTGTTGCCTTCGTATGAGGTGATAGGAGATAGAGGAGTAGTCGTAGAGGACTTGGAGACCAAAAAGAGGACGTGGTCGCCTCCTAGGTATAGAGTCTATGGCGATCCGGTACTCAACGGACAACGTATAGATATGCCGGAGGTGGACGTATTTGTAGAGATGTTCAAGGGCTTCGTAAAGGCCGTCGAGGAGAATATAGAAGTGCCATATCCGCCAGAACTCGCTTTAAGGGACCTCAAGGGGGTTCTAGATGTATATAGAGCCGCAGGGGCGCCTTGGGTCAAATAACTACTCGATAAAGACCT
This region includes:
- a CDS encoding Gfo/Idh/MocA family oxidoreductase codes for the protein MKIVVVGCRGWGQIHLRALAQIGVELEIMERDREAARNCVEKYGVKKVYDSFSAVLSSNADVVDLVVPHNLHRDMTVAALKAGKHVLVEKPIARTEGEAIDMINTARALGKKLMVTDQFHFDPAVKIVMEFIKEGRLGAVHTIVVRSQMLGRPNEWRRRLEDMGGGALIDGGVHFMNTLLNFGGEYVDVKAYVYRAFIQMEGDDTTMAIFRFKSGAYGLLFYSWAYPNPPLLPSYEVIGDRGVVVEDLETKKRTWSPPRYRVYGDPVLNGQRIDMPEVDVFVEMFKGFVKAVEENIEVPYPPELALRDLKGVLDVYRAAGAPWVK